The following proteins are encoded in a genomic region of Zea mays cultivar B73 chromosome 9, Zm-B73-REFERENCE-NAM-5.0, whole genome shotgun sequence:
- the LOC100276923 gene encoding uncharacterized protein LOC100276923 isoform 1 (isoform 1 is encoded by transcript variant 1), translated as METSAATPTRPPHPAAASPSPSPSSSLRLWRSAAQRNVRNQWSRLSAAKEQWLAAVADGRAHASALVNAHLCRRNMPATDLGVLKDMPGIRDKANSKLVLREEQYSGMLLSAYKEMVRQLSYLVEASHSMRCFSKAAPNCSITQFSDRQDNLNDSGDGGGAPVFKWFSILEFETLAQELVQMFVSEQKLKRLLLLEFLSIALKEGVELQTSLNWGDELYDGESNELQSIGLQSGDAYSPPENWCAERLGSQRPGNLPLHEVLQVYLTTWHANMNINRSRIGEIFELVEEEMKIKLS; from the exons ATGGAGACCTCCGCAGCAACCCCGACCCGGCCGCCCCACCCGGCGGCCGCTTCCCCATCGCCGTCGCCCTCGTCGTCGCTGAGGCTGTGGAGGTCAGCGGCGCAGCGCAACGTGCGCAATCAGTGGTCccgtctgagcgccgccaaggagCAGTGGCTGGCCGCCGTTGCTGATGGCCGCGCCCACGCCTCCGCGCTCGTCAACGCCCACCTCTGCCGCAG GAACATGCCAGCGACGGATTTGGGGGTGCTCAAGGATATGCCGGGGATCCGCGATAAGGCTAACTCCAAGTTGGTGCTTAGAGAG GAGCAATACAGTGGGATGCTTCTGTCGGCCTACAAGGAGATG GTCCGTCAGCTGTCCTACTTGGTTGAAGCTTCCCATTCTATGCGCTGTTTTTCTAAAGCAGCTCCAAATTGCTCCATCACACAGTTTTCTGACCGCCAAGATAATTTGAATGATTCAGGGGATGGTGGAGGAGCCCCAGTATTCAAATGGTTCTCCATATTAGAATTTG AGACTCTTGCCCAGGAGCTTGTTCAGATGTTTGTTTCAGAGCAAAAGTTGAAG AGGCTGCTACTCTTGGAATTTCTCTCGATTGCTTTAAAGGAAGGTGTAGAACTCCAGACATCATTAAATTGGGGTGATGAACTATATGATGGTGAATCAAATGAACTTCAGAGTATTGGCCTTCAGTCAGGAGATGCCTACTCACCGCCTGAAAATTGGTGTGCAGAACGTTTAGGGAGTCAGCGACCTGGCAATCTCCCTCTGCATGAAGTTTTACAG GTTTATTTAACCACttggcatgctaatatgaacatcAACCGGAGTAG AATTGGTGAAATATTTGAGCTTGTTGAGGAGGAGATGAAGATTAAACTGTCTTGA
- the LOC100276923 gene encoding uncharacterized protein isoform X3 — METSAATPTRPPHPAAASPSPSPSSSLRLWRSAAQRNVRNQWSRLSAAKEQWLAAVADGRAHASALVNAHLCRRNMPATDLGVLKDMPGIRDKANSKLVLREEQYSGMLLSAYKEMFSDRQDNLNDSGDGGGAPVFKWFSILEFETLAQELVQMFVSEQKLKRLLLLEFLSIALKEGVELQTSLNWGDELYDGESNELQSIGLQSGDAYSPPENWCAERLGSQRPGNLPLHEVLQVYLTTWHANMNINRMTISYIISELVKYLSLLRRR; from the exons ATGGAGACCTCCGCAGCAACCCCGACCCGGCCGCCCCACCCGGCGGCCGCTTCCCCATCGCCGTCGCCCTCGTCGTCGCTGAGGCTGTGGAGGTCAGCGGCGCAGCGCAACGTGCGCAATCAGTGGTCccgtctgagcgccgccaaggagCAGTGGCTGGCCGCCGTTGCTGATGGCCGCGCCCACGCCTCCGCGCTCGTCAACGCCCACCTCTGCCGCAG GAACATGCCAGCGACGGATTTGGGGGTGCTCAAGGATATGCCGGGGATCCGCGATAAGGCTAACTCCAAGTTGGTGCTTAGAGAG GAGCAATACAGTGGGATGCTTCTGTCGGCCTACAAGGAGATG TTTTCTGACCGCCAAGATAATTTGAATGATTCAGGGGATGGTGGAGGAGCCCCAGTATTCAAATGGTTCTCCATATTAGAATTTG AGACTCTTGCCCAGGAGCTTGTTCAGATGTTTGTTTCAGAGCAAAAGTTGAAG AGGCTGCTACTCTTGGAATTTCTCTCGATTGCTTTAAAGGAAGGTGTAGAACTCCAGACATCATTAAATTGGGGTGATGAACTATATGATGGTGAATCAAATGAACTTCAGAGTATTGGCCTTCAGTCAGGAGATGCCTACTCACCGCCTGAAAATTGGTGTGCAGAACGTTTAGGGAGTCAGCGACCTGGCAATCTCCCTCTGCATGAAGTTTTACAG GTTTATTTAACCACttggcatgctaatatgaacatcAACCGGA TGACGATTTCTTACATCATCTCAGAATTGGTGAAATATTTGAGCTTGTTGAGGAGGAGATGA
- the LOC100276923 gene encoding uncharacterized protein isoform X2, protein METSAATPTRPPHPAAASPSPSPSSSLRLWRSAAQRNVRNQWSRLSAAKEQWLAAVADGRAHASALVNAHLCRRNMPATDLGVLKDMPGIRDKANSKLVLREEQYSGMLLSAYKEMVRQLSYLVEASHSMRCFSKAAPNCSITQFSDRQDNLNDSGDGGGAPVFKWFSILEFETLAQELVQMFVSEQKLKRLLLLEFLSIALKEGVELQTSLNWGDELYDGESNELQSIGLQSGDAYSPPENWCAERLGSQRPGNLPLHEVLQVYLTTWHANMNINRKLVKYLSLLRRR, encoded by the exons ATGGAGACCTCCGCAGCAACCCCGACCCGGCCGCCCCACCCGGCGGCCGCTTCCCCATCGCCGTCGCCCTCGTCGTCGCTGAGGCTGTGGAGGTCAGCGGCGCAGCGCAACGTGCGCAATCAGTGGTCccgtctgagcgccgccaaggagCAGTGGCTGGCCGCCGTTGCTGATGGCCGCGCCCACGCCTCCGCGCTCGTCAACGCCCACCTCTGCCGCAG GAACATGCCAGCGACGGATTTGGGGGTGCTCAAGGATATGCCGGGGATCCGCGATAAGGCTAACTCCAAGTTGGTGCTTAGAGAG GAGCAATACAGTGGGATGCTTCTGTCGGCCTACAAGGAGATG GTCCGTCAGCTGTCCTACTTGGTTGAAGCTTCCCATTCTATGCGCTGTTTTTCTAAAGCAGCTCCAAATTGCTCCATCACACAGTTTTCTGACCGCCAAGATAATTTGAATGATTCAGGGGATGGTGGAGGAGCCCCAGTATTCAAATGGTTCTCCATATTAGAATTTG AGACTCTTGCCCAGGAGCTTGTTCAGATGTTTGTTTCAGAGCAAAAGTTGAAG AGGCTGCTACTCTTGGAATTTCTCTCGATTGCTTTAAAGGAAGGTGTAGAACTCCAGACATCATTAAATTGGGGTGATGAACTATATGATGGTGAATCAAATGAACTTCAGAGTATTGGCCTTCAGTCAGGAGATGCCTACTCACCGCCTGAAAATTGGTGTGCAGAACGTTTAGGGAGTCAGCGACCTGGCAATCTCCCTCTGCATGAAGTTTTACAG GTTTATTTAACCACttggcatgctaatatgaacatcAACCGGA AATTGGTGAAATATTTGAGCTTGTTGAGGAGGAGATGA
- the LOC100276923 gene encoding uncharacterized protein isoform X1 — protein sequence METSAATPTRPPHPAAASPSPSPSSSLRLWRSAAQRNVRNQWSRLSAAKEQWLAAVADGRAHASALVNAHLCRRNMPATDLGVLKDMPGIRDKANSKLVLREEQYSGMLLSAYKEMVRQLSYLVEASHSMRCFSKAAPNCSITQFSDRQDNLNDSGDGGGAPVFKWFSILEFETLAQELVQMFVSEQKLKRLLLLEFLSIALKEGVELQTSLNWGDELYDGESNELQSIGLQSGDAYSPPENWCAERLGSQRPGNLPLHEVLQVYLTTWHANMNINRMTISYIISELVKYLSLLRRR from the exons ATGGAGACCTCCGCAGCAACCCCGACCCGGCCGCCCCACCCGGCGGCCGCTTCCCCATCGCCGTCGCCCTCGTCGTCGCTGAGGCTGTGGAGGTCAGCGGCGCAGCGCAACGTGCGCAATCAGTGGTCccgtctgagcgccgccaaggagCAGTGGCTGGCCGCCGTTGCTGATGGCCGCGCCCACGCCTCCGCGCTCGTCAACGCCCACCTCTGCCGCAG GAACATGCCAGCGACGGATTTGGGGGTGCTCAAGGATATGCCGGGGATCCGCGATAAGGCTAACTCCAAGTTGGTGCTTAGAGAG GAGCAATACAGTGGGATGCTTCTGTCGGCCTACAAGGAGATG GTCCGTCAGCTGTCCTACTTGGTTGAAGCTTCCCATTCTATGCGCTGTTTTTCTAAAGCAGCTCCAAATTGCTCCATCACACAGTTTTCTGACCGCCAAGATAATTTGAATGATTCAGGGGATGGTGGAGGAGCCCCAGTATTCAAATGGTTCTCCATATTAGAATTTG AGACTCTTGCCCAGGAGCTTGTTCAGATGTTTGTTTCAGAGCAAAAGTTGAAG AGGCTGCTACTCTTGGAATTTCTCTCGATTGCTTTAAAGGAAGGTGTAGAACTCCAGACATCATTAAATTGGGGTGATGAACTATATGATGGTGAATCAAATGAACTTCAGAGTATTGGCCTTCAGTCAGGAGATGCCTACTCACCGCCTGAAAATTGGTGTGCAGAACGTTTAGGGAGTCAGCGACCTGGCAATCTCCCTCTGCATGAAGTTTTACAG GTTTATTTAACCACttggcatgctaatatgaacatcAACCGGA TGACGATTTCTTACATCATCTCAGAATTGGTGAAATATTTGAGCTTGTTGAGGAGGAGATGA
- the LOC100502286 gene encoding uncharacterized protein isoform X1: MEPTRLLLLLLVLGVSLQGCIAQGGGGAGGLTRGSFPKGFVFGTASSAYQYEGAVKEDGRGKTIWDKFAHTFGKVADLSNADVAVDQYHRFEEDIQLMADMGMDAYRFSIAWSRILPNGTGQVNQAGVDHYNRFIDALLSKGIEPYVTLYHWDLPQALEDRYNGWLDRQIVYDFAEYAETCFEAFGDRVRHWVTLNEPHTVAVQGYDAGLQAPGRCSLLLHLYCRSGDSATEPYVVAHNFILAHAKVSDVYRKKYKAAQNGELGIAFDVMWFEPMTNTTADIEAAKRGQEFQLGWFADPFFFGDYPASMRSRVGDRLPRFTAAEAALVKGALDFVGINHYTTYYTKHNSTDLVGRLLHNTLADTGTISLPFRNGKAIGDRANSIWLYIVPSGMRSLMNYVKERYNSPPIYVTENGMDDGNSPFTSIKDALKDSKRVKYHNDYLTNLAASIKDDACDVRGYFAWSLLDNWEWTAGYSSRFGLYFVDYKDNLKRYPKSSVQWFKNLLASS, encoded by the exons ATGGAACCGACAAGGCTGCTGCTTCTTCTCCTCGTTCTCGGCGTGTCGCTGCAAGGATGCATTGcgcagggcggcggcggcgccggaggGCTCACGCGGGGGAGCTTCCCCAAGGGATTCGTCTTCGGCACCGCCTCCTCCGCTTACCAG TACGAGGGAGCGGTGAAGGAGGACGGCAGAGGGAAAACCATCTGGGACAAGTTCGCGCACACGTTTG GGAAGGTTGCAGACCTGAGTAACGCCGATGTCGCGGTCGATCAGTACCACCGGTTCGAG GAGGATATACAGCTCATGGCGGACATGGGGATGGACGCGTACCGCTTTTCGATTGCCTGGTCGAGGATTCTGCCCA ATGGTACCGGCCAAGTCAACCAGGCCGGCGTCGACCACTACAACAGGTTTATCGATGCACTGCTATCGAAAG GGATTGAGCCATACGTGACCCTGTACCACTGGGACCTCCCCCAGGCCCTGGAAGACAGGTACAACGGATGGCTGGACAGGCAGATAGTGTACGACTTCGCCGAGTACGCCGAGACATGCTTCGAGGCCTTCGGAGACCGCGTGAGGCACTGGGTCACGCTCAACGAGCCGCACACGGTCGCCGTCCAGGGCTACGACGCCGGGCTCCAGGCGCCGGGCCGCTGCTCCCTGCTGCTCCACCTCTACTGCAGGTCGGGGGACTCGGCCACCGAGCCCTACGTCGTCGCCCACAACTTCATCCTGGCACACGCCAAGGTCTCCGACGTGTACAGGAAAAAGTACAAG GCGGCTCAGAACGGAGAGCTTGGGATAGCGTTCGACGTCATGTGGTTCGAGCCGATGACCAACACTACCGCCGACATCGAGGCTGCCAAGAGAGGGCAGGAGTTCCAGCTCGGATG GTTCGCGGACCCCTTCTTCTTCGGCGACTACCCGGCGTCGATGAGGTCGCGGGTCGGCGACAGGCTGCCCAGGTTCACGGCGGCCGAGGCCGCGCTCGTCAAGGGGGCGCTCGACTTCGTCGGCATAAACCACTACACCACCTACTACACCAAGCACAACAGCACCGACCTCGTGGGCCGACTGCTGCACAACACCCTGGCGGACACCGGAACCATCAGCCTCC CGTTCAGGAACGGGAAAGCCATCGGTGACAGG GCCAACTCGATCTGGCTGTACATCGTGCCCAGCGGGATGAGGAGCCTGATGAACTACGTCAAGGAAAGGTACAACAGCCCGCCGATTTACGTCACCGAAAACG GGATGGACGACGGCAACAGCCCCTTCACCTCCATCAAGGACGCCCTCAAGGACAGCAAGAGGGTCAAGTACCACAACGACTACCTCACCAACCTGGCTGCCTCTATAAA GGATGACGCCTGCGACGTGCGTGGCTACTTCGCCTGGTCGCTGCTGGACAACTGGGAGTGGACGGCCGGCTACTCCTCCAGGTTCGGGCTCTACTTCGTCGACTACAAGGACAACCTTAAGAGATACCCCAAGAGCTCGGTGCAGTGGTTCAAGAACCTGCTGGCCTCTAGCTGA
- the LOC100502286 gene encoding uncharacterized protein LOC100502286 precursor, whose protein sequence is MEPTRLLLLLLVLGVSLQGCIAQGGGGAGGLTRGSFPKGFVFGTASSAYQYEGAVKEDGRGKTIWDKFAHTFGKVADLSNADVAVDQYHRFEEDIQLMADMGMDAYRFSIAWSRILPNGTGQVNQAGVDHYNRFIDALLSKGPGRQVQRMAGQADSVRLRRVRRDMLRGLRRPREALGHAQRAAHGRRPGLRRRAPGAGPLLPAAPPLLQVGGLGHRALRRRPQLHPGTRQGLRRVQEKVQGGSERRAWDSVRRHVVRADDQHYRRHRGCQERAGVPARMVRGPLLLRRLPGVDEVAGRRQAAQVHGGRGRARQGGARLRRHKPLHHLLHQAQQHRPRGPTAAQHPGGHRNHQPPYVSLSLLRSSTPPSSFSQWTNDGCWFCITAFRNGKAIGDRANSIWLYIVPSGMRSLMNYVKERYNSPPIYVTENGMDDGNSPFTSIKDALKDSKRVKYHNDYLTNLAASIKDDACDVRGYFAWSLLDNWEWTAGYSSRFGLYFVDYKDNLKRYPKSSVQWFKNLLASS, encoded by the exons ATGGAACCGACAAGGCTGCTGCTTCTTCTCCTCGTTCTCGGCGTGTCGCTGCAAGGATGCATTGcgcagggcggcggcggcgccggaggGCTCACGCGGGGGAGCTTCCCCAAGGGATTCGTCTTCGGCACCGCCTCCTCCGCTTACCAG TACGAGGGAGCGGTGAAGGAGGACGGCAGAGGGAAAACCATCTGGGACAAGTTCGCGCACACGTTTG GGAAGGTTGCAGACCTGAGTAACGCCGATGTCGCGGTCGATCAGTACCACCGGTTCGAG GAGGATATACAGCTCATGGCGGACATGGGGATGGACGCGTACCGCTTTTCGATTGCCTGGTCGAGGATTCTGCCCA ATGGTACCGGCCAAGTCAACCAGGCCGGCGTCGACCACTACAACAGGTTTATCGATGCACTGCTATCGAAAG GCCCTGGAAGACAGGTACAACGGATGGCTGGACAGGCAGATAGTGTACGACTTCGCCGAGTACGCCGAGACATGCTTCGAGGCCTTCGGAGACCGCGTGAGGCACTGGGTCACGCTCAACGAGCCGCACACGGTCGCCGTCCAGGGCTACGACGCCGGGCTCCAGGCGCCGGGCCGCTGCTCCCTGCTGCTCCACCTCTACTGCAGGTCGGGGGACTCGGCCACCGAGCCCTACGTCGTCGCCCACAACTTCATCCTGGCACACGCCAAGGTCTCCGACGTGTACAGGAAAAAGTACAAG GCGGCTCAGAACGGAGAGCTTGGGATAGCGTTCGACGTCATGTGGTTCGAGCCGATGACCAACACTACCGCCGACATCGAGGCTGCCAAGAGAGGGCAGGAGTTCCAGCTCGGATG GTTCGCGGACCCCTTCTTCTTCGGCGACTACCCGGCGTCGATGAGGTCGCGGGTCGGCGACAGGCTGCCCAGGTTCACGGCGGCCGAGGCCGCGCTCGTCAAGGGGGCGCTCGACTTCGTCGGCATAAACCACTACACCACCTACTACACCAAGCACAACAGCACCGACCTCGTGGGCCGACTGCTGCACAACACCCTGGCGGACACCGGAACCATCAGCCTCCGTACGTGAGCCTGAGCCTTCTTCGTTCCTCCACACCGCCTTCGTCCTTCTCTCAATGGACTAACGACGGTTGTTGGTTCTGCATCACAGCGTTCAGGAACGGGAAAGCCATCGGTGACAGG GCCAACTCGATCTGGCTGTACATCGTGCCCAGCGGGATGAGGAGCCTGATGAACTACGTCAAGGAAAGGTACAACAGCCCGCCGATTTACGTCACCGAAAACG GGATGGACGACGGCAACAGCCCCTTCACCTCCATCAAGGACGCCCTCAAGGACAGCAAGAGGGTCAAGTACCACAACGACTACCTCACCAACCTGGCTGCCTCTATAAA GGATGACGCCTGCGACGTGCGTGGCTACTTCGCCTGGTCGCTGCTGGACAACTGGGAGTGGACGGCCGGCTACTCCTCCAGGTTCGGGCTCTACTTCGTCGACTACAAGGACAACCTTAAGAGATACCCCAAGAGCTCGGTGCAGTGGTTCAAGAACCTGCTGGCCTCTAGCTGA
- the LOC100502286 gene encoding uncharacterized protein isoform X2: protein MEPTRLLLLLLVLGVSLQGCIAQGGGGAGGLTRGSFPKGFVFGTASSAYQYEGAVKEDGRGKTIWDKFAHTFGKVADLSNADVAVDQYHRFEEDIQLMADMGMDAYRFSIAWSRILPNGTGQVNQAGVDHYNRFIDALLSKGIEPYVTLYHWDLPQALEDRYNGWLDRQIVYDFAEYAETCFEAFGDRVRHWVTLNEPHTVAVQGYDAGLQAPGRCSLLLHLYCRSGDSATEPYVVAHNFILAHAKVSDVYRKKYKAAQNGELGIAFDVMWFEPMTNTTADIEAAKRGQEFQLGWFADPFFFGDYPASMRSRVGDRLPRFTAAEAALVKGALDFVGINHYTTYYTKHNSTDLVGRLLHNTLADTGTISLPFRNGKAIGDRANSIWLYIVPSGMRSLMNYVKERYNSPPIYVTENGMDDGNSPFTSIKDALKDSKRVKYHNDYLTNLAASIKQG from the exons ATGGAACCGACAAGGCTGCTGCTTCTTCTCCTCGTTCTCGGCGTGTCGCTGCAAGGATGCATTGcgcagggcggcggcggcgccggaggGCTCACGCGGGGGAGCTTCCCCAAGGGATTCGTCTTCGGCACCGCCTCCTCCGCTTACCAG TACGAGGGAGCGGTGAAGGAGGACGGCAGAGGGAAAACCATCTGGGACAAGTTCGCGCACACGTTTG GGAAGGTTGCAGACCTGAGTAACGCCGATGTCGCGGTCGATCAGTACCACCGGTTCGAG GAGGATATACAGCTCATGGCGGACATGGGGATGGACGCGTACCGCTTTTCGATTGCCTGGTCGAGGATTCTGCCCA ATGGTACCGGCCAAGTCAACCAGGCCGGCGTCGACCACTACAACAGGTTTATCGATGCACTGCTATCGAAAG GGATTGAGCCATACGTGACCCTGTACCACTGGGACCTCCCCCAGGCCCTGGAAGACAGGTACAACGGATGGCTGGACAGGCAGATAGTGTACGACTTCGCCGAGTACGCCGAGACATGCTTCGAGGCCTTCGGAGACCGCGTGAGGCACTGGGTCACGCTCAACGAGCCGCACACGGTCGCCGTCCAGGGCTACGACGCCGGGCTCCAGGCGCCGGGCCGCTGCTCCCTGCTGCTCCACCTCTACTGCAGGTCGGGGGACTCGGCCACCGAGCCCTACGTCGTCGCCCACAACTTCATCCTGGCACACGCCAAGGTCTCCGACGTGTACAGGAAAAAGTACAAG GCGGCTCAGAACGGAGAGCTTGGGATAGCGTTCGACGTCATGTGGTTCGAGCCGATGACCAACACTACCGCCGACATCGAGGCTGCCAAGAGAGGGCAGGAGTTCCAGCTCGGATG GTTCGCGGACCCCTTCTTCTTCGGCGACTACCCGGCGTCGATGAGGTCGCGGGTCGGCGACAGGCTGCCCAGGTTCACGGCGGCCGAGGCCGCGCTCGTCAAGGGGGCGCTCGACTTCGTCGGCATAAACCACTACACCACCTACTACACCAAGCACAACAGCACCGACCTCGTGGGCCGACTGCTGCACAACACCCTGGCGGACACCGGAACCATCAGCCTCC CGTTCAGGAACGGGAAAGCCATCGGTGACAGG GCCAACTCGATCTGGCTGTACATCGTGCCCAGCGGGATGAGGAGCCTGATGAACTACGTCAAGGAAAGGTACAACAGCCCGCCGATTTACGTCACCGAAAACG GGATGGACGACGGCAACAGCCCCTTCACCTCCATCAAGGACGCCCTCAAGGACAGCAAGAGGGTCAAGTACCACAACGACTACCTCACCAACCTGGCTGCCTCTATAAAGCAA GGATGA
- the LOC100217058 gene encoding uncharacterized protein LOC100217058, whose product MAGGFRVLHLVRPFLAFLPEVQSADRKIPFREKVIYTVISLFIFLVCSQLPLYGIHSTTGADPFYWMRVILASNRGTVMELGITPIVTSGMVMQLLVGSKIIEVDNSVREDRALLNGAQKLLGILIAIGEAVAYVLSGMYGSVSQLGTGNAILIILQLFFAGIIVICLDELLQKGYGLGSGISLFIATNICENIIWKAFSPTTINSGRGAEFEGAVIALFHLLITRTDKVRALREAFYRQNLPNVTNLLATVLVFLIVIYFQGFRVVLPVRSKNARGQQGSYPIKLFYTSNMPIILHSALITNLYFISQLLYRKYSGNFLVNLLGMWKESEYSGHSVPVGGLAYYVTAPSSLADVLANPFHALFYVVFMLSACALFSKTWIEVSGSSAKDVAKQLKEQQMVMPGHRESNLQKELNRYIPTAAAFGGVCIGALTVLADFMGAIGSGTGILLAVTIIYQYFETFEKERATELGFFGF is encoded by the exons ATGGCTGGCGGCTTCAGGGTACTGCATCTGGTCAGGCCTTTTCTTGCTTTCTTGCCAGAGGTGCAGAGCGCGGATAGGAAGATACCGTTCAGAGAAAAAGTTATCTACACTgttatttccctcttcattttcCTGGTCTGCAGCCAGCTCCCACTCTATGGCATTCATTCAACAACTGGAGCTGATCCTTTCTACTGGATGCGTGTTATCCTCGCATCAAACCGTGGCACTGTGATGGAGTTGGGTATTACTCCAATTGTGACATCTGGGATGGTAATGCAACTTCTTGTTGGATCGAAGATCATTGAAGTTGACAACAGTGTGAGAGAGGATCGTGCTCTGCT GAATGGTGCACAAAAGTTGCTTGGTATCCTGATTGCTATTGGGGAAGCTGTGGCATATGTCCTGTCTGGAATGTATGGCAGTGTAAGCCAACTTGGAACAGGGAATGCTATCCTCATTATACTTCAGCTTTTCTTTGCTGGCATCATTGTCATCTGTCTGGATGAACTTCTCCAGAAAGGTTATGGCTTGGGATCTGGCATTTCTCTGTTCATTGCTACCAATATCTG CGAGAATATCATCTGGAAGGCATTTAGCCCCACAACCATCAACAGTGGTCGTGGTGCTGAATTTGAAGGGgctgtcattgcactgtttcatcTGTTGATTACGAGAACCGATAAAGTCCGTGCTCTTCGTGAGGCTTTCTACCGCCAGAACCTTCCAAATGTGACCAATTTGCTTGCCACAGTCTTGGTCTTCCTCATAGTTATCTATTTCCAAGGCTTCCGTGTTGTCCTTCCAGTGAGATCAAAGAATGCTCGTGGCCAGCAAGGCTCATATCCAATTAAGCTATTCTACACTTCAAACATGCCCATCATTCTGCACTCTGCACTGATTACCAACCTCTATTTCATATCCCAG CTTCTCTACAGGAAGTACAGTGGAAACTTCCTTGTTAACCTTCTTGGGATGTGGAAGGAGTCTGAATACTCTGGCCATTCTGTTCCTGTTGGTGGTCTTGCTTACTATGTAACTGCCCCATCAAG TTTGGCTGATGTCCTTGCAAATCCATTCCATGCACTGTTTTATGTGGTCTTCATGCTGTCAGCTTGCGCTCTGTTCTCAAAAACGTGGATTGAAGTTTCTGGTTCATCAGCAAAGGATGTTGCTAAGCAGCTCAAG GAACAACAAATGGTGATGCCAGGACATCGTGAGTCAAACTTGCAGAAGGAACTGAACCGATACATCCCCACTGCTGCTGCATTTGGTGGAGTATGCATCGGCGCATTGACTGTCCTGGCTGATTTCATGGGTGCAATTGGTTCAGGAACTGGAATACTGCTGGCTGTGACAATCATATACCAATACTTTGAAACCTTCGAGAAGGAAAGGGCAACGGAGCTTGGTTTCTTTGGTTTTTGA